A single region of the Methyloceanibacter stevinii genome encodes:
- a CDS encoding DUF2794 domain-containing protein, which translates to MSETEPIVLPLARVAGGESYGAEVAARREGIAFDRAELSQILSVYGRMVASGEWRDYAIDMLREKAVFSIFRRSSEMPLYRIEKTPKLARRQGAYSVVAATGLILKRGHDLSRVLRALDKGLRVVKA; encoded by the coding sequence TTGAGCGAAACGGAGCCGATAGTCTTGCCGCTGGCACGTGTGGCCGGCGGCGAATCATACGGAGCAGAGGTGGCGGCGCGGCGCGAAGGTATTGCCTTCGATCGTGCGGAACTCAGCCAAATTCTCAGTGTCTATGGAAGAATGGTGGCGAGCGGCGAGTGGCGCGACTACGCCATCGACATGCTCAGGGAGAAAGCCGTTTTCTCGATCTTCCGGCGCTCCTCGGAAATGCCGCTCTACCGTATCGAAAAGACCCCCAAACTGGCACGCCGCCAGGGTGCCTATAGCGTGGTGGCGGCCACCGGGCTGATCCTCAAGCGCGGCCACGATCTGAGCCGCGTTTTGCGGGCTCTGGACAAGGGTTTGCGGGTGGTGAAGGCCTGA
- a CDS encoding DNA adenine methylase, with protein sequence MRNVKPATPAAPYTGGKRNLAGRLVAMIERTPHETYVEPFVGMGGIFFRRSQAAKCEVINDANGEVANLFRILQRHYVPFMDMLRYQLTSRREFERLSRTDPTTLTDLQRAARFLYLQRTAYGGKVDKQNFGVSVGRPGTFDVTKLGPVLEELHERLSGVIIECLGWAEVLDRYDRKGTLFYLDPPYWGTEHIYGRGLFERAEFEALSDRLKALRGRFILSINDVPEIRDAFSWARKTPVTVNYSIQGGGGHPAGELIITGRG encoded by the coding sequence ATGCGTAACGTTAAGCCGGCGACGCCGGCAGCGCCCTATACGGGCGGCAAAAGGAACCTGGCAGGGCGCCTCGTGGCCATGATCGAGCGGACGCCACACGAGACCTATGTGGAGCCCTTCGTGGGTATGGGGGGCATCTTCTTTCGGCGTAGCCAGGCGGCGAAGTGCGAGGTCATCAACGACGCCAATGGCGAGGTCGCGAACCTGTTCCGCATCCTCCAGCGGCACTACGTGCCGTTCATGGACATGCTGCGCTACCAGCTCACCAGCCGGCGCGAGTTCGAACGGCTGTCGCGCACGGACCCGACGACGCTGACCGACCTGCAGCGGGCGGCGCGTTTTCTCTACCTGCAGCGCACGGCCTATGGCGGGAAGGTCGACAAGCAGAATTTCGGAGTCTCCGTCGGCCGGCCGGGCACGTTCGACGTGACCAAGTTGGGTCCGGTCCTGGAAGAGCTGCACGAGCGCCTGTCGGGCGTGATTATCGAGTGTCTGGGCTGGGCCGAGGTGCTCGATCGCTACGACCGCAAGGGGACGCTGTTCTATCTCGACCCGCCCTATTGGGGCACGGAGCATATCTACGGGAGGGGGCTATTCGAGCGGGCCGAATTCGAGGCCCTCAGCGACCGTTTGAAGGCCCTTCGAGGACGCTTCATCCTGTCGATAAACGACGTGCCGGAGATCCGCGACGCCTTCTCGTGGGCCCGGAAAACGCCCGTGACGGTCAACTATTCAATCCAGGGGGGAGGGGGCCACCCGGCCGGCGAGTTGATCATCACCGGCCGGGGCTAG